A genomic segment from Candidatus Brocadia sinica JPN1 encodes:
- a CDS encoding SDR family NAD(P)-dependent oxidoreductase, with product MCVELFSLRDKVALVTGAGKGLGKSMALALSESGAHVAVVSRTRSDIEATAREIQENGVKSIPIVADVTRQEEVTRMVEKVLSELKTIDILVNNVGTYVFGRCLESSLEDWHKMLEINLTSTYLCSKTVGQHLVEKQQGKIINVSSALGIFGAGGSAAYCASKGGVIQLTRALAIEWAKYNVTVNSIAPYSMETEMTKTMLEDEKIKKAIISKIPLKRIGKPTDLSGVVVFLASKASDYITGQVISVDGGFSAQ from the coding sequence ATGTGTGTCGAATTATTTAGTCTGCGGGATAAAGTCGCGCTGGTAACGGGCGCCGGCAAAGGGCTGGGCAAGTCGATGGCCCTGGCGCTCTCCGAGTCGGGCGCTCACGTAGCAGTAGTTAGCCGTACACGATCTGATATCGAAGCCACGGCCAGGGAGATTCAGGAAAACGGGGTAAAATCAATCCCCATAGTTGCTGATGTTACAAGGCAGGAAGAGGTAACAAGGATGGTGGAAAAGGTCTTAAGCGAATTGAAAACCATTGACATCCTCGTTAATAATGTAGGCACCTATGTTTTTGGTCGTTGCCTTGAATCTTCCCTGGAAGACTGGCATAAGATGCTTGAGATCAATCTTACCAGCACCTATTTGTGCTCAAAGACCGTTGGTCAGCATCTGGTCGAAAAACAGCAGGGAAAAATTATTAATGTTAGCTCAGCTTTGGGAATATTTGGAGCGGGTGGCTCCGCAGCTTATTGTGCCAGCAAAGGTGGAGTAATCCAATTAACACGGGCGCTGGCTATCGAATGGGCAAAATATAATGTCACGGTAAATTCCATTGCTCCCTATTCCATGGAGACGGAAATGACTAAAACCATGCTGGAAGATGAAAAGATTAAAAAGGCCATCATTTCAAAGATACCTTTGAAGCGGATTGGCAAACCCACCGATCTTTCCGGTGTAGTCGTATTCCTGGCATCAAAGGCATCTGATTATATCACCGGACAGGTTATATCTGTAGACGGGGGGTTTTCCGCTCAATAG
- a CDS encoding cytochrome-c peroxidase has product MNIIKVTSFIFGCAFAFFVTQSAQGSDVPQFPAGDSNPPVTSAQTSGASGRAFPPLGPLPPAAIPAYNPQTRAKIDLGKKLYFDPRLSGNNWISCATCHNPSLGFADGLPRMLGGPTSKEGGRNSPTIINCAYNEFQFWDGRAATLEEQALGPIQNPNEMFETLDNVVRKLSGIPDYVTAFKEVFGTGVTADGIAMAIAAFERTIVFANSPFDRYMQGDVNAMSESAKRGMELFNAKAECIKCHNGPNFTDNKFHNIGVPADGPLKEDLGRYSVTKNDADKGAFKTPTLRNITESAPYMHNGFFPTLFEVVQFYNGGGGRSENKSPDIHALNLTGQEVNDLIEFMKALTGELVQITYDATPLVYPNLPKGF; this is encoded by the coding sequence ATGAATATCATAAAAGTCACAAGTTTTATTTTTGGATGTGCATTTGCTTTTTTCGTAACGCAGTCTGCTCAGGGCAGTGACGTTCCCCAGTTTCCTGCTGGCGACAGTAATCCACCTGTAACATCAGCACAGACATCAGGCGCCTCCGGGCGCGCATTTCCCCCTCTTGGCCCCCTGCCTCCGGCAGCAATTCCGGCGTATAATCCTCAAACCAGGGCAAAGATCGATCTGGGTAAAAAACTCTACTTTGATCCCCGCCTGTCGGGAAACAACTGGATTAGCTGTGCTACCTGCCACAACCCATCCCTGGGTTTTGCAGACGGGTTACCCAGGATGCTGGGTGGGCCAACCTCCAAAGAGGGAGGCAGAAATTCTCCCACGATAATTAATTGCGCCTATAATGAATTCCAGTTCTGGGATGGCCGCGCCGCTACTCTGGAAGAACAGGCGCTGGGTCCTATCCAGAATCCTAACGAGATGTTTGAAACCCTCGATAATGTTGTGAGAAAGTTGAGCGGAATTCCCGATTATGTTACGGCATTTAAGGAGGTCTTTGGGACAGGCGTAACCGCTGACGGTATAGCCATGGCCATTGCTGCATTTGAACGTACCATTGTATTTGCAAATTCACCCTTTGACAGGTATATGCAAGGGGACGTAAATGCCATGAGTGAATCGGCTAAACGTGGCATGGAATTATTCAATGCGAAAGCGGAGTGCATCAAATGCCATAACGGTCCGAATTTCACCGATAACAAGTTTCACAACATTGGCGTACCGGCGGATGGGCCGCTCAAAGAAGATTTGGGGCGATATAGCGTCACAAAGAATGACGCCGACAAAGGGGCATTCAAGACGCCTACTTTGCGGAATATTACCGAATCGGCTCCTTACATGCATAACGGATTCTTTCCCACATTGTTTGAGGTGGTTCAGTTTTACAACGGTGGTGGAGGAAGGAGCGAAAACAAGAGCCCTGATATTCATGCCCTGAATTTGACCGGACAAGAGGTCAATGACCTCATTGAATTTATGAAGGCGTTAACCGGAGAACTGGTTCAGATTACCTATGATGCCACGCCTCTTGTTTATCCAAATTTACCAAAAGGATTTTGA
- a CDS encoding cysteine dioxygenase, with translation MDSILRSFINRLESLPDKSSLDILKKCVMETDGRQLPIEEYISFSDQEYKRNFVHVSSKCEVTVLCFKKGQITPIHDHGGSIGVTVIRQGTMTEELFNKQPAGMIVPTFTRRFHMGELSYVNLTTIHRVSNTHTGGLVTINIYFPPLTLMNFYNLENIRTEKWVADYSGTKQA, from the coding sequence ATGGACAGCATTTTAAGATCATTCATCAATCGCCTGGAATCTTTGCCGGATAAATCGTCTCTGGATATACTGAAAAAATGTGTGATGGAAACAGACGGAAGGCAGTTACCGATTGAAGAGTACATCAGTTTTTCAGACCAGGAATATAAAAGGAACTTCGTTCATGTCAGCAGTAAGTGTGAGGTCACGGTTTTGTGCTTTAAAAAGGGACAGATTACCCCAATTCATGATCATGGCGGTTCCATTGGTGTTACGGTCATCCGGCAGGGCACCATGACAGAGGAGCTGTTCAATAAACAGCCTGCCGGGATGATTGTTCCCACCTTTACCCGCAGATTTCATATGGGTGAGTTGTCTTACGTGAACCTCACAACGATCCATCGTGTATCAAATACTCATACGGGGGGATTGGTCACTATTAATATCTATTTTCCCCCCCTGACCCTGATGAATTTTTATAATCTGGAAAATATCCGCACAGAAAAATGGGTTGCAGATTATTCCGGCACGAAACAGGCATGA
- a CDS encoding Glu/Leu/Phe/Val family dehydrogenase translates to MPEKTMIHSAWQTALTQLDSVSKLMMLPEDIHQILRSFDRILTVSVPVRMDDGFLRVFTGFRVQHNASRGPYKGGVRYHSELTLDDLKALAMEMTWKCSLAGVPFGGAKGGIVCNPKTFSKNELERLTRRYTYAIMPIIGIEKDIPAPDVNTNEQIMAWIMDMYSVKNGYCTPGIVTGKPVNVGGSLGRTDATGLGIVFTITNAMKQKKMNLKGIKVVIQGYGNVGSAVGKFLSEMGCKTIAVSSSRGGIYNPKGLSHDALIKYYTKNGSFEHFPHAESVTNASLLELPCDVLVPAAMENQITKENADKIKAKIIVEGANGPTTIEADQILSGRKIPVIPDILANAGGVIVSYFEWVQDAQCYFWCENEVNARLKNLMNRSYEEVYALSREKKLNMRTAAMMIAVKKVADAISVRGIYP, encoded by the coding sequence ATGCCGGAAAAGACAATGATACATAGTGCCTGGCAAACGGCGCTGACACAACTCGATAGCGTATCAAAATTGATGATGCTTCCAGAGGACATCCATCAGATACTGAGAAGTTTTGATCGTATATTGACTGTTTCCGTACCCGTACGCATGGACGATGGTTTTCTGCGGGTATTCACCGGATTTCGGGTTCAGCACAATGCATCACGAGGCCCTTATAAGGGTGGCGTGCGATACCATTCTGAACTTACCCTCGATGACCTCAAGGCGCTGGCAATGGAAATGACATGGAAGTGCTCCTTGGCAGGGGTGCCATTTGGGGGCGCCAAAGGCGGCATTGTCTGCAATCCCAAAACCTTTTCAAAAAACGAATTGGAAAGGCTCACACGACGCTATACCTACGCTATTATGCCTATCATTGGCATCGAAAAGGATATCCCAGCCCCCGATGTAAATACCAATGAACAAATCATGGCATGGATAATGGATATGTACAGTGTGAAAAACGGTTATTGTACACCGGGGATTGTGACAGGTAAACCGGTGAATGTCGGCGGCTCTCTGGGAAGAACAGATGCAACAGGTCTTGGTATTGTCTTCACTATTACCAACGCCATGAAACAGAAGAAGATGAACCTGAAAGGCATTAAGGTGGTAATTCAGGGGTATGGGAATGTAGGATCGGCCGTAGGGAAATTTCTCAGCGAAATGGGCTGCAAGACTATTGCCGTGAGTAGTTCAAGAGGCGGTATCTATAATCCAAAGGGGCTAAGCCACGATGCACTTATAAAATATTATACGAAAAATGGCTCGTTTGAGCATTTTCCCCATGCAGAAAGCGTAACGAATGCATCCCTGCTGGAGTTACCCTGCGACGTGCTGGTGCCGGCGGCAATGGAAAATCAAATTACAAAAGAGAATGCGGATAAAATAAAAGCGAAGATAATTGTCGAGGGCGCCAACGGACCGACAACAATCGAGGCGGATCAGATACTGTCTGGGCGTAAAATACCAGTAATTCCCGATATCCTGGCGAATGCGGGTGGTGTGATTGTATCTTACTTCGAGTGGGTTCAGGACGCACAATGTTATTTCTGGTGTGAAAACGAGGTAAATGCAAGGCTGAAAAATCTCATGAACCGCTCCTACGAAGAGGTATATGCCCTTTCCCGGGAAAAGAAATTAAACATGCGTACCGCTGCTATGATGATTGCAGTTAAGAAGGTTGCAGATGCAATCTCGGTAAGGGGTATATATCCATGA
- a CDS encoding ferritin-like domain-containing protein yields MKYENFNDAEALKIAINVEEEGLEFYSILMKNTRDNRVKEIFSKLASDEKEHLAHFQKAYLEITSPTSTVPGFEDYTVDLYLKYLVDTGIFTQKGEARRLAAEIKTDIEALKIGIQAEKDSILYYTEAAKNTKYEAGRKTFEQLVNEEKKHVKLLAEQMKELKKTIA; encoded by the coding sequence ATGAAATATGAAAATTTTAATGATGCGGAGGCGCTGAAGATTGCAATAAACGTCGAGGAAGAAGGTCTGGAATTCTATTCCATCCTTATGAAAAATACCCGGGATAACAGGGTAAAAGAAATCTTTTCAAAACTTGCCTCTGATGAGAAGGAGCACCTTGCCCATTTTCAAAAGGCCTATCTCGAAATAACTTCCCCAACAAGCACGGTGCCTGGTTTTGAGGATTATACAGTTGATTTATATCTTAAATATTTAGTCGATACAGGCATTTTTACACAAAAGGGTGAAGCCAGAAGGCTTGCAGCGGAAATAAAGACGGATATCGAAGCATTGAAAATCGGAATCCAGGCGGAAAAGGACTCTATTCTTTATTACACCGAGGCTGCAAAAAACACGAAATACGAAGCCGGAAGAAAGACGTTTGAACAATTGGTAAACGAAGAAAAAAAACACGTAAAGTTACTTGCAGAACAAATGAAAGAACTAAAAAAGACAATCGCATAA
- a CDS encoding cystathionine gamma-synthase, whose amino-acid sequence MEHRFETRAIHAGCEPDAGTGAIMTPIFQTSTYVQESPGKHKGYDYSRTHNPTRTALEKNIASLEEGNYGLAFSSGMSAILTIIQLFNPGDHIICCDDVYGGTFRLFDKVLKRYKLEFDFADLTNPQSLERYTRDNTKLVWLESPSNPLLKLIDIETIVRTAKKENIFIVVDNTFATPFFQKPLKLGADIVMHSTTKYLNGHSDVIGGALVTNNRELYDKLQFLQNAAGAVPGPFDCFLVLRGIKTLAVRMERHAENAMRIAQFLETHPKVRRVIYPGLKSHPQHGLARKQMAGFGGIITFFIKGGLEEARRFLERVRIFSLAESLGGVESLIEHPAIMTHASLPKEVREKLGISDELIRVSVGIENVDDLIGDLEKALS is encoded by the coding sequence ATGGAACACAGATTTGAAACAAGGGCCATTCATGCAGGCTGTGAGCCTGATGCCGGGACAGGCGCTATCATGACGCCGATATTTCAAACAAGCACATATGTCCAGGAATCTCCTGGCAAGCACAAAGGATACGACTACTCAAGAACGCACAATCCTACGAGAACGGCTCTTGAAAAAAATATTGCCTCTCTTGAAGAGGGAAATTACGGACTTGCCTTTTCGTCCGGGATGTCCGCAATTTTAACAATTATCCAATTATTCAATCCCGGTGACCATATTATCTGCTGCGATGATGTTTATGGTGGGACGTTCAGATTATTTGACAAAGTGCTAAAGAGGTACAAACTCGAATTTGATTTTGCTGATTTAACCAACCCCCAATCCCTGGAAAGATATACGAGAGATAATACAAAGCTCGTGTGGCTTGAAAGTCCTTCAAATCCACTTTTAAAACTCATCGATATTGAAACAATTGTTCGAACTGCTAAAAAGGAAAACATATTCATTGTAGTTGATAATACCTTTGCAACCCCTTTCTTCCAAAAGCCTCTGAAACTTGGGGCAGACATAGTTATGCATAGCACCACGAAGTACCTGAACGGTCACAGCGATGTTATTGGGGGTGCCCTTGTAACGAATAACCGGGAATTATACGACAAACTCCAGTTTCTTCAAAACGCAGCAGGCGCAGTGCCGGGTCCTTTTGACTGTTTCCTGGTTCTCCGCGGAATTAAAACCCTCGCTGTCAGAATGGAAAGACACGCAGAAAATGCAATGAGAATCGCACAATTTTTAGAAACTCACCCCAAGGTAAGAAGAGTTATCTATCCGGGACTTAAATCACATCCACAGCACGGCCTTGCAAGGAAACAAATGGCTGGCTTTGGAGGGATAATAACATTTTTTATAAAGGGAGGACTAGAAGAGGCACGGAGGTTTCTCGAACGGGTAAGGATATTCTCGCTTGCAGAGAGTCTCGGTGGTGTAGAATCTCTTATAGAACATCCCGCGATAATGACGCATGCATCCCTTCCAAAAGAAGTCAGGGAGAAATTAGGGATTTCTGATGAACTTATCAGAGTCTCTGTAGGAATCGAAAATGTTGATGATCTAATAGGCGACCTTGAAAAGGCTTTATCGTAA
- a CDS encoding cytochrome b6 produces the protein MSFAFGVSYSQEKKTERSSYSPVTITEPFKETMSMKKAAKRGVMKRHMDLLNERYDLSSNPAKEVTMSRGKPVQAGLRVKLPKEVIWENLAAMTPEEIREKGLFPKGFMPLPHPNHAEGGMLFPKFHINEIKKQEKRDLARFDLDYDLPDHFLPEFPPPIYLTTRPDLGDVSQGNLVTIANYYELFNGILNPKQLEGLRLLVTPFPQQQFNQTEDRRSEKPGRGVSCFDCHVNGHTNAATHLVGDIRPQEFRHRLDTPSLRGVNIQRLFGSQRALKSIEDFTEFEQRAAYFDGDPVIATKKGVNILERGSQVHFMAEVQELFDFPPAPKLNIYGMLDPRKATEAELRGQAMFFGKARCSICHLPPYYTDNLMHNLKTERFFKPQMINGRMASADGPIKTFPLRGIKDSPPYLHDGRLLTLEDTVEFFNLILELRLAKQEKEDLVAFLRAL, from the coding sequence ATGTCTTTTGCATTCGGGGTATCCTACTCACAGGAAAAGAAAACGGAAAGGTCTAGCTATTCACCCGTGACCATAACTGAGCCTTTCAAAGAGACGATGAGTATGAAAAAGGCTGCCAAGAGAGGGGTTATGAAGCGTCATATGGACTTGCTGAATGAGCGTTATGACTTAAGCAGCAATCCGGCCAAAGAGGTAACAATGTCTCGGGGAAAACCTGTTCAAGCGGGTTTACGGGTAAAACTTCCAAAGGAAGTAATCTGGGAAAATCTGGCGGCGATGACCCCGGAAGAGATCCGTGAAAAGGGTCTTTTCCCGAAAGGGTTTATGCCGCTTCCTCACCCCAACCATGCTGAGGGTGGCATGCTTTTCCCGAAATTCCATATTAACGAAATCAAGAAACAAGAAAAGCGAGATCTTGCCCGTTTTGACCTCGATTATGACTTGCCGGACCACTTTTTACCTGAGTTTCCGCCACCGATATATTTAACCACACGGCCTGATTTAGGCGATGTCTCTCAGGGTAACCTGGTAACCATTGCCAACTATTATGAATTGTTCAATGGGATACTGAATCCCAAACAGCTTGAAGGCTTAAGGCTGCTGGTAACGCCGTTTCCACAGCAGCAATTCAACCAGACGGAAGACCGCCGTTCGGAAAAACCGGGCCGGGGGGTTAGCTGCTTTGACTGCCACGTGAATGGACATACCAATGCCGCAACCCATCTGGTAGGAGATATTCGTCCACAGGAATTCCGCCATCGCCTCGATACCCCTTCTCTCCGGGGGGTAAATATTCAACGGTTATTCGGCTCTCAACGGGCGTTAAAAAGCATTGAGGACTTCACGGAATTCGAACAACGTGCCGCTTATTTTGATGGTGACCCGGTCATAGCCACAAAGAAGGGTGTTAATATCCTTGAACGCGGAAGCCAGGTACACTTCATGGCAGAAGTACAGGAGTTGTTTGACTTTCCGCCAGCTCCCAAGCTAAACATTTACGGCATGCTGGACCCAAGAAAGGCAACAGAGGCTGAGCTACGGGGGCAGGCTATGTTCTTCGGAAAGGCAAGGTGTTCCATTTGCCATCTACCTCCGTATTATACCGACAACCTCATGCACAACCTCAAGACTGAACGTTTCTTTAAGCCGCAGATGATCAACGGGCGTATGGCCAGTGCGGATGGCCCCATTAAGACATTCCCGCTCCGCGGCATCAAAGATTCTCCTCCGTACTTGCACGATGGAAGGCTGTTAACATTGGAAGATACGGTAGAATTTTTTAACCTGATCCTTGAACTCCGGCTTGCAAAGCAAGAAAAGGAAGATTTGGTTGCCTTCCTGAGGGCGCTATAG
- a CDS encoding superoxide dismutase, with translation MLNRREFLTVTGLGGAALLFGITNPLTASTAEKEEKTMSYNAKDYSKLIGMEGFSDTLLKNHFTLYQGYVTNTNKVLDTLSQMLKEGKTANPEFAELKRRLGWEFNGMRLHEYYFENLGGKAGINKEGKLAKKMADAFGDYATWEKDFRAVGAMRGIGWAVLYQDSANGQLINFWVNEHDVSHPAGCNPILIMDVFEHAFMIDYGLKRADYIEAFFKNIDWSAAEARLK, from the coding sequence ATGCTTAATAGGCGTGAATTTTTAACGGTAACGGGCCTGGGAGGGGCGGCCTTGTTATTTGGTATTACGAACCCTTTAACCGCATCAACAGCAGAAAAGGAGGAAAAAACCATGTCATACAATGCAAAAGATTATTCAAAACTCATTGGAATGGAGGGATTCAGCGACACACTCCTGAAAAATCATTTCACCCTTTATCAGGGATATGTGACAAACACAAACAAGGTACTTGATACCCTCAGCCAAATGTTAAAGGAAGGAAAGACGGCCAACCCGGAATTCGCTGAGTTGAAGCGGAGACTGGGATGGGAATTCAACGGAATGAGGCTTCATGAATATTATTTTGAAAATCTTGGGGGAAAAGCAGGTATTAACAAAGAGGGAAAACTGGCCAAAAAGATGGCAGATGCCTTTGGTGATTATGCAACATGGGAAAAGGACTTCAGGGCAGTAGGGGCCATGAGGGGAATCGGTTGGGCAGTTCTCTACCAGGATAGCGCCAATGGGCAACTCATCAACTTCTGGGTAAACGAACATGATGTCTCCCATCCGGCGGGATGTAATCCTATCTTGATTATGGATGTATTTGAACATGCCTTTATGATTGATTATGGCCTCAAGAGGGCCGATTATATCGAGGCATTCTTTAAGAATATTGACTGGTCAGCCGCAGAAGCAAGGCTAAAATAA
- a CDS encoding DUF4405 domain-containing protein, producing MDKSKVNLVIDALLFLYVMAMAGIGLPIKFVLLPGKDTWAAYGRKAELFLFEMDRHQWGTIHL from the coding sequence ATGGATAAATCAAAAGTCAATTTGGTAATCGATGCCTTACTGTTCCTCTATGTAATGGCAATGGCAGGGATCGGACTCCCGATAAAGTTTGTCTTACTACCCGGCAAGGACACCTGGGCAGCATATGGCAGAAAAGCAGAGTTGTTCCTATTTGAAATGGACCGCCACCAATGGGGAACGATTCATCTCTAA
- a CDS encoding peptidylprolyl isomerase → MFKGITVSVFISGLLALSVCGCGKNEPGNPQLSSQMTEQDFAKVHKNVNFNQEDKEKMHGSGLAPEDSGYGGHGMGSVHGKKEKPDPNKVIATINSEKILRKDLDKILERFKNHVNPAALPSMEQQITDQLVTQSVLRQFVVEKKLSVSGEIVDKEIAKMRDNIKNNPATKDKTLEQFLEFQGSNIDELKTAINMSAAIESYVSKGVDDKRMEEYFIKNIGNFNGETVTASHILVDTKGKNTQEEIDKAKAKIDSIKKELDEGADFAELAKKYSDCPTGKTGGDLGTFPRHGVMVENFAKAAFATEVGKICDPVKTEFGYHLIKVTAKTSPKDVSFSEVKDKVREEMIAYEMNALVKDLKERAKIEITLQ, encoded by the coding sequence ATGTTCAAAGGAATTACTGTTTCCGTGTTTATTTCAGGTTTACTTGCATTGTCCGTCTGTGGCTGCGGGAAAAATGAACCGGGCAATCCTCAATTAAGCAGCCAGATGACAGAACAAGATTTTGCAAAGGTACACAAGAATGTTAACTTCAACCAGGAAGACAAAGAGAAAATGCATGGGTCGGGACTAGCGCCAGAAGACAGCGGCTATGGTGGACACGGCATGGGCAGTGTACATGGCAAGAAGGAAAAACCTGATCCGAACAAGGTAATTGCAACCATTAATAGCGAAAAAATCCTTCGCAAAGACCTTGACAAAATTCTGGAGCGGTTCAAAAATCATGTAAATCCGGCCGCGTTACCTTCCATGGAACAGCAAATCACCGATCAGCTTGTTACACAAAGCGTGTTGAGACAATTTGTTGTAGAAAAGAAATTGAGTGTTTCCGGTGAAATCGTAGATAAAGAGATTGCCAAGATGCGGGATAACATTAAAAATAATCCCGCAACGAAAGATAAAACGTTAGAACAGTTTCTGGAGTTTCAAGGCAGCAATATTGATGAATTAAAAACCGCAATCAACATGTCGGCGGCAATTGAAAGCTACGTATCCAAAGGTGTCGATGACAAAAGGATGGAAGAATATTTTATAAAGAATATTGGCAATTTTAATGGCGAGACCGTCACGGCAAGCCACATACTGGTTGACACTAAAGGGAAGAATACGCAGGAAGAAATAGACAAGGCAAAGGCTAAAATAGATTCGATTAAAAAAGAACTTGACGAAGGGGCCGATTTTGCTGAATTAGCAAAGAAATATTCCGACTGTCCGACAGGGAAAACCGGCGGTGATTTAGGCACATTTCCCAGACATGGCGTTATGGTAGAAAATTTTGCAAAGGCTGCATTTGCCACTGAAGTTGGCAAAATTTGCGATCCCGTCAAAACAGAATTTGGATATCACTTAATAAAAGTTACCGCAAAGACCTCTCCCAAAGATGTGAGTTTTTCCGAAGTAAAAGACAAAGTCAGGGAAGAAATGATAGCATATGAAATGAATGCCCTGGTTAAAGATCTGAAGGAAAGAGCAAAAATAGAGATTACCTTGCAATAA
- the ccsA gene encoding cytochrome c biogenesis protein CcsA encodes MDTAQFLNQISISLYWLCFIAYTTYWGIGFTRWKLRFSVLLGFVLLHIATITLRGISIEYFPLTNKFESFNAFAAATFIILLIYARTESRIYRMSLFGVGYAFFVAAMLFPKGLNYAPPLMLTIWYVLHVPLSFFCYALWVSAMAAAVARYFTSGGKKPYDQIIDSGFQYGLITFSISMIFGGLWGYVAWGAYFLWDAKVVWSVIIWFFYATCLHLDYWQEAKRFKPPMAILGFVILIMTYVGTSFFIGSSHSFR; translated from the coding sequence ATGGATACCGCCCAGTTTCTGAATCAAATATCTATAAGTTTATACTGGCTTTGCTTTATTGCCTATACAACGTATTGGGGCATTGGATTTACACGATGGAAATTACGCTTCTCTGTTTTATTGGGATTCGTGCTTCTTCATATTGCAACGATCACGTTACGCGGCATATCAATAGAATATTTTCCACTCACCAATAAATTCGAATCCTTTAATGCCTTCGCCGCTGCGACTTTTATTATCCTGCTCATCTATGCCAGAACAGAAAGCCGTATCTATCGCATGTCTCTGTTCGGGGTTGGATATGCCTTTTTCGTAGCTGCCATGCTTTTCCCGAAAGGGTTAAACTATGCCCCTCCGCTAATGCTTACGATTTGGTATGTATTACACGTTCCCCTTTCCTTCTTTTGCTATGCATTGTGGGTTAGCGCCATGGCTGCTGCTGTAGCACGTTATTTCACATCAGGTGGAAAAAAACCATATGACCAGATTATCGACTCAGGGTTCCAATATGGTCTCATTACATTTTCCATTTCGATGATTTTTGGGGGCTTATGGGGATATGTAGCATGGGGGGCATATTTTCTCTGGGATGCAAAGGTCGTCTGGTCTGTCATTATATGGTTTTTTTACGCTACTTGCCTGCACCTGGATTATTGGCAGGAGGCAAAGCGATTCAAGCCACCTATGGCCATTCTGGGATTTGTAATACTCATAATGACGTACGTAGGAACAAGTTTTTTTATCGGTAGTTCCCATAGTTTCAGATAA